TCGAGTGTAACTGCGTTAGTCGAACTAAAGGACAAGAAGTAGAGAGTAGTGGTGAGAATAAGAACTTGTCGATTCATTAGGTCGCCTTCTTAGGTGTAGTCGTCCGCGATGCAGGATGAGATTCAACGATCCGGTTTTCGCAATCTTTACATTGGCCGATGCGAGGGTTCATTGTACCAAATAACGGGCGGTCAATGACTGTGACGGGATCCGCTATGCCTTTCGCCAACGCGGCAGGTGAACTGAAAACTGCCGAATTGGCTTGTGATAGACTCACTGCAGGGTTTCAACGGTGACCTTGTAGACGATGGCCAGCTCATTCGGCGCCGTGTCCGGCGCCGTCACGCGGACGCCTTTCGCTGACTGCTCGAACTCGATCGGCGCGTCGGAGCCGAGCAGGGTGACGCTGGCCACGTTGGGCTGATCGGCGCCGTCGGCGGCAAAGCCCTCCAGCAGCGTGGCCGCGCCGGCGCCGGGCCAGCCCATGACGACCGCGTACACATGGTCGCCGTTCTGCGTGTAGCGGACGTCGTTGGCGGTGTAGCCCTTGTCCAACGCGATGCCGCCGAAGTGGCCCTTGCCGGCGGTGGTGGGGCCGTGGCCGTAGGTCCTGAACGGGCGGGTGTTGTAGATCGCCTCGCCGTACTTGTCGAGCCACGCGCCCAGCTCGAGCAGCACCTTCTGCTGGTTGTCCGGGATGACGCCGTCCGCCCGCGGCGAGACGTTCAGCAGCAGCTGGCCGTTCTTGCTGACGATGTCGATCAGGCTGTGGAGCACGACCCGGGCGTCCTTCACGCGGAGGTTGTCGGTGTAGCACCAGCTGCCGAGGCTGATGGTGTCGTCGGTGAGCCAGGTGAACTCGGTCAGATCGCCCATGCCGCCCTTCTCCAGGTCCAGCACGCCGACGTCCTGCGGCAGGTCCTGCTGCTTGTACGTGACCAGCACCTGCTGACCCTCCTCGTCCGCCTGGTTGAAGTAGTGGGCCAGGAACCGCATCTTCTGCTGGTCGGGGATCTCGTCGAGCCAGCTGTCGAACCAGATCAGGTCGGGGCTGTAGTTGTCGATCACCTCGGTCAGCTTAGCCAGCCACATGCCGAGGAACTGGTCGCGGGGCATGTACCCATACAGCAGCGCGCGGTCCGGGTCGTCGAGCAACGCGGGGA
This portion of the Posidoniimonas corsicana genome encodes:
- a CDS encoding alpha-L-fucosidase, which produces MKHCLRFALFLTLLCTTSIAWAAEPYQPTWESLRRHTPAPEWFRDAKFGIYFHWGVYSVPAHGSEWYPRNMHQRDNGVYRHHRETYGEPTEFAYDAFVPKFRAEHFDADEWVDLFQRAGAKFVGPVAEHHDGFAMWDSAVTPWNAADRGPQRDIMGEIAAAARKRDLKVVATFHHARNNLWQKQPSDPSSWTGHYDGAKRDFPALLDDPDRALLYGYMPRDQFLGMWLAKLTEVIDNYSPDLIWFDSWLDEIPDQQKMRFLAHYFNQADEEGQQVLVTYKQQDLPQDVGVLDLEKGGMGDLTEFTWLTDDTISLGSWCYTDNLRVKDARVVLHSLIDIVSKNGQLLLNVSPRADGVIPDNQQKVLLELGAWLDKYGEAIYNTRPFRTYGHGPTTAGKGHFGGIALDKGYTANDVRYTQNGDHVYAVVMGWPGAGAATLLEGFAADGADQPNVASVTLLGSDAPIEFEQSAKGVRVTAPDTAPNELAIVYKVTVETLQ